Proteins co-encoded in one Cytobacillus sp. NJ13 genomic window:
- a CDS encoding DUF3231 family protein, whose amino-acid sequence MENDNIKLTASEIGTLWGEYVNGTMTEIVNRYMISIIEDEEMKQIFEIAIKTGEKQKKQLVSFIKKDGFPVPIGFTESDLNKSAERLFSDTFCLNYLHIMTIHGLLGHTTALSVSVRKDLREFYNSCVDDAKSMYDLTIELLLKKGVFQRDPYFYPNESPELITATDFTDGFFGKGRLLSSTEIISISLNIKKGIMAKALSIGFSQVTESKEIRKFFEELEKTADGNLQAFSKILHKDNLPVPMSWESEITTSKDSPFSDKLMLYHMGFLTQTAQVYYGTGLAGAMRTDLALAYEKAILKTLGITRKWFGIMVKNKWLEQPPLAPNRKELAQDK is encoded by the coding sequence TTGGAAAATGATAATATAAAGCTTACAGCTTCCGAAATAGGAACACTATGGGGGGAGTATGTAAACGGAACAATGACCGAAATCGTAAATAGGTATATGATTTCTATTATAGAAGACGAAGAAATGAAACAAATCTTTGAAATAGCAATAAAGACAGGGGAAAAGCAAAAGAAGCAGCTTGTTTCCTTCATTAAGAAGGATGGATTTCCAGTGCCCATTGGATTTACAGAGTCCGACCTCAATAAAAGTGCAGAGAGATTGTTTTCAGACACATTCTGCTTAAATTATTTACATATTATGACTATACATGGTTTGCTGGGTCATACAACCGCTTTAAGTGTTTCGGTCAGAAAGGACTTAAGGGAGTTTTACAATTCATGTGTGGATGATGCAAAAAGCATGTACGATTTAACCATTGAGCTGCTGCTGAAAAAAGGTGTTTTCCAAAGAGATCCTTATTTTTATCCTAATGAGAGCCCTGAACTTATAACTGCAACAGATTTTACTGATGGATTTTTTGGAAAAGGGAGACTTTTATCTTCTACAGAAATAATCAGTATTTCTCTTAACATTAAAAAGGGGATTATGGCAAAAGCCCTTTCCATCGGATTCAGTCAAGTCACAGAATCGAAAGAAATAAGAAAGTTTTTTGAGGAATTAGAAAAAACTGCCGATGGAAACCTGCAGGCCTTTTCAAAAATATTACACAAGGATAATTTGCCAGTCCCAATGTCGTGGGAATCAGAGATTACTACATCAAAGGACTCTCCATTTTCCGATAAATTAATGTTGTATCATATGGGTTTCCTGACACAAACTGCACAAGTATATTACGGAACAGGTTTAGCAGGAGCCATGCGGACAGACCTGGCCTTAGCTTATGAAAAAGCCATCCTAAAAACATTGGGAATCACCAGAAAATGGTTCGGTATTATGGTGAAAAACAAGTGGTTAGAACAGCCGCCGCTTGCTCCTAATAGGAAAGAACTTGCACAGGATAAATAA
- a CDS encoding hotdog domain-containing protein, which yields MSLNVGDMITFERTFTKRDVELFTEISGDEGIHHITPDEQGRLVVQGLLTATLPTKVGGDHNVLARTMNFEFLRPVFTGDTIICEVTIDKYEEQDRNRMAIDASFLCTNQNEKQVLRGNFAGVILS from the coding sequence ATGTCATTAAATGTAGGGGACATGATTACGTTTGAACGGACTTTTACAAAAAGGGATGTTGAACTATTTACAGAGATATCAGGTGATGAAGGAATTCACCATATAACCCCGGATGAACAGGGAAGGCTTGTGGTTCAAGGATTATTAACGGCTACTCTGCCAACTAAAGTAGGCGGAGACCATAACGTGCTGGCCCGTACGATGAATTTTGAGTTTTTGAGACCTGTTTTTACAGGAGATACAATCATTTGTGAAGTAACAATCGATAAGTATGAAGAGCAAGATCGTAATAGAATGGCTATTGATGCTTCTTTCCTTTGTACGAATCAGAATGAGAAACAAGTACTAAGAGGGAATTTTGCAGGTGTAATATTATCTTAA
- a CDS encoding MBL fold metallo-hydrolase: MDIIFFERKFPSANMVLIKDELPILIDTGFGSDVKETEQLLKEAGVSPEELHLIVNTHYHSDHVGGNFHFQKNYGVRIAAHKWEAELINSCNPEACSAEWLDQPVEPYRVDKKLSDNDEIHTGSRTFKVLHTPGHTLGHISLYEPEEEVLICGDLFHQNDIGWLNIFREGVSSIQRSLESLERLSGLKIRKAYSGHGPQIENPLAAIDAARKRFEKWLKAPGKLSWHACKRIFSFTLIMKNGLAKEEVSDYLLKCGWFQDFARFSFQQQPEEFIPILLDEMIRSGAASWHDNQLISNTPYQAPKKEWVNKDIKPKDWKFVT, translated from the coding sequence TTGGATATTATTTTCTTTGAAAGAAAGTTTCCAAGTGCGAATATGGTTCTGATCAAGGATGAACTTCCGATCCTTATTGATACTGGATTTGGAAGTGATGTCAAAGAAACTGAGCAATTACTGAAAGAAGCAGGCGTTTCACCAGAAGAACTGCACCTTATTGTCAACACGCACTACCATAGTGATCATGTGGGAGGCAATTTTCATTTTCAAAAAAATTATGGCGTTAGGATTGCTGCTCATAAATGGGAAGCGGAATTAATTAACTCTTGTAATCCCGAAGCCTGCAGTGCAGAATGGCTGGATCAGCCTGTAGAGCCTTATCGAGTCGATAAAAAGCTTTCAGATAACGATGAAATTCATACAGGAAGCAGAACTTTTAAAGTCCTGCATACACCTGGACATACGTTAGGGCATATTTCTTTGTATGAACCTGAAGAAGAGGTATTAATTTGCGGGGATCTTTTTCACCAAAATGATATCGGATGGTTGAATATCTTCCGGGAGGGTGTTTCATCTATCCAGCGATCGCTGGAAAGTCTGGAGCGGCTGTCGGGACTCAAGATCAGGAAGGCCTATTCAGGGCATGGACCTCAAATAGAGAATCCTCTGGCTGCCATTGATGCAGCAAGGAAACGGTTTGAAAAGTGGCTTAAGGCACCAGGAAAATTGTCATGGCATGCCTGCAAGAGGATTTTTTCATTCACTTTAATCATGAAAAATGGATTGGCCAAAGAAGAAGTCAGCGATTACCTGCTTAAGTGCGGATGGTTCCAGGATTTTGCGCGCTTTTCTTTCCAGCAGCAGCCCGAAGAATTTATTCCAATTCTGCTTGATGAAATGATTCGTTCCGGAGCTGCAAGCTGGCACGATAACCAATTAATCTCCAACACCCCATACCAGGCGCCGAAGAAGGAATGGGTGAATAAGGATATAAAGCCGAAAGATTGGAAATTCGTAACATAA
- a CDS encoding AraC family transcriptional regulator has protein sequence MDKFIYKKSAGITALSASISEFAYKKHAHAEYAIGVTLRGIQHYTLDGGLQLSYPNGVMLFNPEQAHDGMAHDETGLDYVMLYIDPQLISEVSGTKDIVRFSNPVVYNDRLEQKILSLSHAILSEKDEALCSELLLSLTDHLIHTKLSSYDKKDNALIRKAKDMVHASLENVLKLDDICKELNLSKFQFIRLFKAHTGISPYQYFLNCKIERAKQVIEKNKDIYAAVSECGFVDLTHLNKHFKSVYGTTAFEYMSHLN, from the coding sequence ATGGACAAATTTATCTATAAAAAATCGGCAGGCATTACTGCGTTATCAGCAAGTATTTCTGAATTTGCTTATAAAAAGCATGCTCACGCGGAATATGCAATAGGTGTGACCCTGCGCGGTATTCAGCACTATACCCTGGATGGTGGTCTGCAATTATCCTATCCTAATGGCGTTATGCTTTTTAATCCGGAGCAGGCACATGACGGAATGGCGCATGATGAGACCGGTCTTGACTATGTGATGTTATATATTGACCCCCAGCTGATTTCAGAGGTCAGCGGGACAAAGGATATCGTCCGTTTTTCAAATCCCGTTGTGTATAATGATCGGCTTGAACAAAAAATTTTGAGTCTTTCTCATGCCATATTAAGCGAAAAAGATGAAGCATTATGCAGTGAATTGCTTTTATCCCTCACAGATCATCTCATTCATACTAAACTTTCATCATATGATAAGAAAGATAATGCTCTAATTAGAAAAGCGAAGGATATGGTTCATGCCAGTTTGGAAAATGTACTTAAACTGGACGACATATGTAAAGAGCTGAATCTATCAAAATTCCAGTTCATCAGATTATTTAAGGCTCATACTGGAATATCACCGTATCAGTATTTTCTTAACTGCAAAATCGAACGAGCCAAGCAGGTAATAGAAAAGAATAAAGACATCTATGCCGCTGTTAGTGAATGTGGTTTTGTTGATTTAACTCATTTAAATAAGCATTTTAAAAGTGTATATGGGACTACAGCATTTGAATATATGTCACATTTAAATTGA
- a CDS encoding LysE family transporter → MNITSFLVYCFIVTFTPGPTNIVILSTVHNIGTKKAMEYTYGATIAFGLLLMISAMLNTILMEVIPKVLVVMQLIGSFYIFYLAYQIFTADTSKPAVNQNGTFMSGFLMQFLNPKVVLFTMTVIPSFIMPYYTEVPAVTMGVLAITLIGFLAFITWVLFGTIFKAFLQKHDKIVNMIMAIFLAYSGVMIWM, encoded by the coding sequence ATGAATATTACATCTTTTTTAGTATACTGTTTTATCGTTACATTTACGCCGGGTCCGACGAATATCGTCATATTATCCACTGTGCATAATATTGGGACAAAGAAGGCGATGGAATATACCTATGGTGCTACCATTGCTTTTGGTCTGCTGCTTATGATTTCAGCTATGCTGAATACGATCCTTATGGAGGTCATACCAAAAGTATTAGTCGTTATGCAGTTAATCGGAAGTTTTTATATATTCTATCTCGCTTATCAAATATTCACAGCGGATACTTCCAAGCCTGCTGTAAACCAAAATGGCACCTTTATGTCAGGCTTCCTGATGCAGTTTTTAAATCCAAAGGTCGTATTATTTACAATGACTGTCATTCCCAGCTTCATCATGCCGTACTATACGGAAGTGCCGGCTGTGACAATGGGTGTTCTCGCCATCACTCTTATTGGATTTTTAGCATTTATTACATGGGTGCTTTTCGGTACCATTTTCAAGGCGTTTTTACAGAAGCATGATAAGATTGTAAATATGATAATGGCCATATTTTTAGCTTATTCCGGTGTGATGATCTGGATGTAG
- a CDS encoding LysR family transcriptional regulator has product MMEIRHFVTFKKVIETGSFTQAAEQLGYTQSTVTSHIQALEEHLGLPLFDRMGRKVRLTDTGKKLLPYTQEILDTYGKIESIASDGEDMRGELKIAAPESLTVYRLEPILREYRKKFPHVNISLSNARCSDNKRAILNGSADIAFVMMPQLQDSDLIVHSFLEEPIVLVGSPDCPLNILDKGCENQKISECLIANEKECSYRTMFEEYLGERGIVPSHTMELWSIEATKRCVMSGLGIAYLPLMTVSDEIKAGRLKVIPCEGGFKQIFSQAVYHKNKWISPALSMFIDISLKHARDWSCAETIC; this is encoded by the coding sequence ATGATGGAAATTCGCCATTTTGTTACGTTTAAAAAGGTCATTGAAACGGGGAGCTTCACACAAGCGGCGGAACAATTAGGGTACACTCAATCCACGGTAACTTCTCATATTCAGGCACTTGAAGAACATTTAGGCTTGCCTCTGTTTGACCGGATGGGCCGAAAGGTAAGATTGACTGATACGGGCAAGAAGCTGCTCCCCTATACTCAAGAGATACTAGATACCTATGGAAAGATCGAAAGTATTGCCAGTGATGGAGAGGATATGAGAGGAGAGTTAAAGATTGCGGCTCCGGAATCACTAACGGTATACCGCCTGGAACCAATATTAAGAGAATATAGAAAGAAGTTTCCCCATGTAAACATCAGTTTAAGTAACGCCAGGTGCAGTGATAACAAGAGAGCAATACTTAATGGCAGTGCGGATATTGCATTTGTCATGATGCCGCAGCTGCAGGATTCCGATTTAATCGTCCATTCGTTTTTGGAAGAACCTATCGTCCTAGTTGGAAGCCCTGACTGTCCGCTGAATATTTTAGATAAAGGCTGCGAAAATCAAAAGATAAGCGAGTGTCTGATTGCGAACGAGAAAGAATGCAGTTATCGAACGATGTTTGAAGAATACCTTGGAGAACGTGGGATCGTCCCTTCCCACACGATGGAGCTTTGGAGTATAGAAGCGACGAAACGTTGTGTCATGAGCGGGCTTGGTATTGCTTATTTACCTCTAATGACAGTATCTGATGAAATCAAGGCAGGAAGGTTAAAAGTTATTCCCTGCGAAGGTGGTTTTAAACAGATTTTCTCCCAAGCGGTTTATCATAAAAACAAGTGGATTTCCCCAGCTTTATCCATGTTTATTGACATTAGTCTGAAACATGCAAGAGACTGGTCATGTGCGGAGACTATTTGTTGA
- a CDS encoding MFS transporter has translation MKRIHYSWFILTITFLSIIVAGIAISSSGVFIDPFENEFGWDRPIIALAFAISLFLYGISGPFMAALLEVIGLKKMMIGSMATLLTGLMLTLMMNQSWQLMIIWGIIIGLGASLFLTVVSPYVANHWFVKRRGLAVGILTASTATGQLILLPVLASIIDHYSWRLAIGLIMILSFIMLIIILLFMKNTPKDVGILPYGLEKEIQDSNEEQKKNPIVLAFNGLLEAVKVKEFWLLAGSFFICGLSTNGLIGTHFVSYCISFGIPLVTAASFLSFMGIFNLAGTTLSGWLSDRLDNRWLLFWYYGLRGASLVFLPYALMEGSITMLIIFTVFYGLDWIATVPPTINISRQIFGTKKSGIIYGWIFASHQVGAAAAAYGGGLIYKFFNTYTWAFFLAGVFCLFASLFVITIKKQHSSQLANEGIVNI, from the coding sequence TTGAAGCGTATTCACTATAGCTGGTTTATTCTTACCATTACATTTTTATCCATTATCGTTGCCGGAATTGCCATATCATCATCAGGAGTTTTCATAGATCCTTTCGAGAACGAATTTGGCTGGGATCGGCCTATAATTGCACTTGCTTTTGCCATTAGTCTTTTTTTATATGGTATATCAGGCCCCTTCATGGCAGCATTATTAGAAGTGATCGGGTTAAAAAAAATGATGATTGGTTCAATGGCGACTTTGCTGACTGGCCTCATGCTTACCTTAATGATGAACCAGTCATGGCAGCTGATGATTATTTGGGGCATAATTATTGGACTGGGAGCGAGTCTTTTTTTAACGGTAGTAAGTCCATATGTGGCGAATCACTGGTTTGTGAAACGAAGAGGACTTGCAGTAGGAATTTTAACAGCAAGTACTGCAACAGGTCAATTAATTCTTCTTCCTGTCTTAGCGTCTATAATCGATCATTATTCGTGGCGTTTGGCGATTGGTTTAATTATGATCCTTAGTTTCATTATGCTGATCATAATCCTTTTATTTATGAAAAACACGCCAAAGGATGTTGGCATTCTTCCATATGGACTGGAAAAAGAAATACAGGACAGCAATGAAGAACAAAAGAAAAATCCTATTGTTTTAGCCTTCAATGGCTTATTAGAAGCTGTAAAAGTAAAAGAATTTTGGCTATTAGCCGGCAGTTTCTTTATTTGCGGACTTTCAACGAACGGTTTAATTGGCACTCATTTTGTATCTTACTGTATAAGTTTTGGAATACCTTTAGTTACAGCGGCTTCCTTTCTTTCATTTATGGGAATTTTCAATCTAGCAGGAACAACCCTATCCGGCTGGCTGTCAGATCGTTTAGATAATCGATGGCTATTATTTTGGTACTACGGTTTAAGAGGGGCTTCACTTGTATTCCTTCCTTATGCATTAATGGAAGGTTCGATTACGATGCTTATTATCTTTACTGTGTTTTATGGATTAGATTGGATTGCAACTGTTCCACCAACTATTAATATCTCAAGACAAATATTTGGGACTAAAAAGAGCGGAATCATTTACGGCTGGATTTTCGCATCTCATCAGGTAGGTGCTGCTGCAGCTGCATATGGAGGCGGTCTAATCTATAAATTTTTCAATACTTATACTTGGGCGTTTTTCCTAGCTGGTGTTTTCTGTTTATTTGCAAGCTTATTTGTCATTACTATTAAAAAACAGCATTCAAGTCAATTAGCTAATGAGGGAATAGTGAATATATAG
- a CDS encoding sugar O-acetyltransferase, whose amino-acid sequence MNMEDFIDFCRKGNPISGEDKELHGLLTQCSYEAQKITMKLNTSYHSKDEIAEIFSELTGSKVDSSFMCFPPFYTDFGKNITIGKNVFFNTGCSFQDRGGIRIGDGTMIGMNVTIATLNHGLSLETRNITYPSPVVIGKNVWIGSNATILPGVTIGENSVVAAGAVVTKDVPKNTVAVGVPAKVVKRINDGLE is encoded by the coding sequence ATGAACATGGAAGACTTTATAGATTTCTGCCGAAAGGGAAATCCCATTTCAGGTGAGGACAAAGAATTGCATGGGCTATTGACTCAATGCAGCTATGAAGCTCAAAAGATCACTATGAAATTGAATACTTCGTATCATTCAAAAGATGAAATAGCAGAGATATTCAGTGAACTGACAGGTAGTAAAGTTGATTCTTCCTTTATGTGCTTTCCGCCCTTTTATACAGACTTCGGCAAGAATATCACGATTGGCAAGAACGTGTTTTTTAACACAGGGTGTTCTTTCCAGGACAGGGGCGGGATTCGTATTGGAGACGGCACCATGATCGGTATGAATGTCACGATTGCTACACTGAATCATGGGTTATCTTTAGAAACAAGAAACATAACCTACCCTTCTCCAGTTGTCATTGGCAAAAACGTCTGGATTGGTTCAAACGCAACCATCCTGCCTGGTGTGACGATTGGTGAAAACTCTGTGGTTGCGGCAGGAGCCGTTGTCACTAAGGATGTTCCTAAAAATACTGTAGCTGTAGGAGTTCCTGCGAAAGTTGTGAAGAGGATTAATGATGGCTTAGAGTAA
- a CDS encoding NAD(P)-dependent alcohol dehydrogenase — protein sequence MITAKARAVDGPDKPFRAAEIKRRDLDLHDVLIEIKYAGICHSDIHTAHGEWGPVNYPLVPGHEIAGIVTEVGAEVTKYKVGDRVGVGCMVDSCGECDNCRKGEEQYCLKGNVPTYAGVDKYGEPTQGGYSTHIVVTEDFVVSIPDSIGLDAAAPLLCAGITTYSPLNHWKAGPGKKVAVVGMGGLGHMAVKIAHAMGAEVTVLSQTLNKKEDGLQFGADHYFATSDLETFKTLAGTFDLIINTVSAKIDMDAYFSLLTLDGTLVNVGAPAEPLSVNVFSLIGHRRSFAGSMIGGIRETQEMLDFCAEHNIVPKIEVITADQIDEAYKRVLASDVKYRFVIDIGTM from the coding sequence ATGATAACTGCTAAAGCGCGGGCCGTTGACGGTCCGGACAAGCCGTTTAGAGCGGCTGAAATTAAAAGGCGCGATCTTGATTTGCATGATGTTCTGATTGAAATTAAATATGCTGGCATTTGCCATTCTGACATTCATACCGCTCACGGCGAGTGGGGTCCTGTGAACTATCCGCTCGTACCTGGGCATGAGATTGCAGGAATTGTTACGGAAGTAGGCGCTGAGGTTACAAAGTACAAGGTCGGTGACCGGGTTGGGGTCGGATGTATGGTTGACTCCTGCGGAGAATGTGATAATTGCCGTAAAGGAGAAGAACAGTACTGTCTCAAAGGCAATGTTCCTACTTATGCGGGTGTGGACAAATATGGCGAGCCTACTCAAGGCGGCTATTCTACTCACATTGTTGTAACGGAGGACTTTGTTGTCAGCATTCCTGATAGCATTGGGCTTGACGCTGCAGCACCACTGCTTTGCGCGGGCATTACCACTTATTCGCCGCTAAATCATTGGAAAGCTGGGCCGGGCAAGAAAGTAGCGGTTGTCGGTATGGGCGGCCTTGGCCATATGGCTGTTAAAATTGCACATGCCATGGGTGCAGAAGTGACAGTCCTTTCGCAAACATTGAATAAAAAAGAAGACGGCCTGCAATTTGGAGCAGACCATTACTTTGCCACAAGCGACCTGGAAACTTTCAAAACACTTGCCGGAACGTTTGACTTAATTATTAACACGGTAAGTGCAAAGATCGACATGGATGCTTACTTCTCACTGCTCACGCTTGACGGAACATTGGTAAACGTTGGTGCTCCTGCAGAGCCATTGTCAGTCAATGTGTTCTCACTCATCGGCCATCGCCGCTCCTTTGCAGGTTCTATGATTGGAGGCATCCGTGAGACTCAGGAAATGCTGGATTTCTGTGCAGAACATAACATCGTTCCAAAGATTGAAGTCATTACAGCTGATCAAATAGATGAAGCTTACAAACGCGTATTAGCTTCGGATGTAAAATATCGATTTGTGATTGATATCGGCACTATGTAA
- a CDS encoding MerR family transcriptional regulator, translating into MKTYTISEVAKELNLTVYTLRYYDKEGLMPFVERTPSGNRLFKESDLSALKVIECLKATGMPIKEIKNFIDWCSEGDATLQQRYDMFLERKANVQAQMEELRKTMEVIEHKCLYYKTALEAGTEDIHKEDKIEINS; encoded by the coding sequence ATGAAAACATACACGATCAGTGAAGTGGCAAAGGAATTGAATCTGACAGTATATACCCTCCGCTACTACGACAAAGAAGGTCTGATGCCCTTTGTAGAACGGACCCCCAGCGGAAATCGCTTGTTTAAAGAATCCGACCTTAGCGCTCTAAAAGTAATAGAATGCTTAAAAGCCACCGGGATGCCTATTAAGGAGATTAAAAATTTCATTGATTGGTGTTCTGAAGGGGATGCCACACTTCAGCAAAGATATGACATGTTTCTGGAGCGAAAAGCAAATGTACAAGCACAAATGGAAGAACTAAGAAAAACAATGGAAGTCATCGAGCATAAATGCTTATACTACAAGACTGCACTGGAAGCTGGAACGGAAGATATTCATAAAGAAGATAAAATAGAGATTAATAGCTGA
- a CDS encoding DUF1963 domain-containing protein gives MLRLESEEGIEYYEDIVEKIYPVHKVGGYPSFTQGGVSFGEDYPFVFQISSDKKAHFNIVDSGSFYFFYNQEKHDWIVYCDFY, from the coding sequence ATATTACGGCTTGAATCAGAGGAAGGGATAGAATACTACGAAGATATTGTAGAAAAAATATATCCCGTTCATAAAGTTGGGGGGTATCCTTCTTTTACTCAAGGTGGAGTTTCTTTTGGAGAAGATTACCCCTTTGTATTTCAAATCAGTTCTGATAAAAAGGCCCATTTCAACATTGTAGATAGTGGCAGTTTCTATTTTTTCTACAATCAAGAAAAACATGACTGGATTGTGTACTGTGATTTTTATTAG
- a CDS encoding ATP-binding protein: MKQLGTLYFFCGKMGAGKSTKSKQLAIDKHAVLLSEDEWLSSLYPNQLVSFEDYLKFSAQLKPLVKKHVQNILSVGTDVVMDFPANTRKLRKWFLDMASEVNASHQLIFLNLNNEQCLRQIAQRSNEQPERAAFDTEAVFIHVTKFFEAPEASEGLNILEFSGKDFLGGF, encoded by the coding sequence ATGAAACAATTGGGGACGCTATACTTTTTCTGTGGAAAAATGGGAGCTGGAAAATCAACTAAATCAAAACAATTGGCGATAGATAAACATGCGGTACTGTTGTCTGAGGATGAATGGCTTTCATCTCTATATCCCAATCAGCTTGTATCATTTGAGGACTATCTAAAATTCTCAGCGCAGCTCAAGCCGTTGGTGAAAAAGCATGTCCAAAACATATTAAGTGTTGGTACAGATGTAGTGATGGATTTTCCAGCTAACACTCGAAAACTGCGAAAGTGGTTTTTGGATATGGCGTCAGAGGTCAATGCAAGCCATCAACTAATCTTCCTTAATCTAAATAACGAGCAATGCTTACGTCAAATTGCACAAAGGAGTAACGAACAACCCGAAAGAGCAGCTTTTGACACGGAAGCGGTGTTTATTCATGTTACTAAATTTTTTGAAGCACCAGAGGCATCCGAGGGTTTAAATATTTTAGAGTTTAGCGGAAAAGACTTCCTGGGAGGATTCTAA
- a CDS encoding ABC transporter ATP-binding protein yields MDFPMKKFFSYYKPYVKLYLTVLACAIIVSGVTLVLPLLVRYITKNVLEGDLSIALPKVYWIGALMLVLVAIQNIANYFLDFKGHEVGARMESDMRNELFAHMQKLSFSFFNKEKTGQLMSRITNDLLLLSELYHHGPEDYLKYLVRFIGAFVILFFINSQLTIVAFCFLPLLGALSLYFNKIENRALRRNKERIGDVNAQVEDSLSGIRVVKSFGNEQYEIEKFSRENNRFLESRKEFYNVEAKFYNSVQTIIQLITITVIIIGSASIVDNSFDLADLITFLLYINYMIEPIQKLTHMSTQFQEGITGFQRFMEIMNLKPSIENQPNAVPLPMEEVQGEIEFKNVFFRYEDNSGYVLENLSLHIRTGEYIALVGPSGAGKTTFCSLIPRFYEVTNGEVLLDGKNVRSIDLQSLRKAIGIVQQDVYLFGGTILENIRYGNPSASDEEIINAAKDANAHDFIMNLPNGYHTIIGQRGVRLSGGQKQRVSIARVFLKNPPVLILDEATSSLDNESESIIKESLEKLAKGRTTIVIAHRLSTIRNAQRIIVLTGDGIVEQGTHNSLLESDGVYSNLYSRQFELTL; encoded by the coding sequence ATGGATTTTCCAATGAAAAAATTTTTCTCGTATTACAAACCATATGTAAAATTGTATCTAACAGTATTGGCCTGTGCAATAATTGTCTCAGGTGTGACTTTGGTGCTTCCGCTACTTGTTAGGTATATAACGAAAAATGTTTTGGAAGGAGATTTATCGATCGCCTTACCTAAAGTTTATTGGATTGGCGCGCTAATGCTTGTTTTAGTAGCAATCCAAAATATAGCAAACTATTTTTTGGACTTCAAAGGGCATGAAGTTGGGGCTCGAATGGAAAGTGATATGCGTAATGAACTGTTCGCTCATATGCAAAAGCTTTCCTTCAGCTTTTTCAATAAAGAAAAAACAGGTCAACTTATGTCCAGGATTACTAATGATCTGCTGCTGCTTTCCGAGTTGTATCATCATGGCCCGGAAGACTATCTCAAATACCTAGTCCGTTTTATTGGAGCCTTTGTTATTTTATTCTTTATTAACTCCCAATTAACAATTGTTGCTTTCTGTTTTCTTCCTTTGTTAGGTGCCCTTTCCTTATATTTTAATAAGATTGAAAACAGGGCATTAAGAAGAAACAAAGAAAGGATTGGAGACGTAAACGCACAGGTAGAGGATAGTCTATCAGGAATCCGAGTAGTAAAATCATTTGGCAACGAGCAATATGAGATTGAGAAGTTCAGCCGGGAAAACAATCGTTTTCTTGAGAGCAGAAAAGAGTTTTACAACGTCGAAGCCAAGTTTTACAATAGTGTTCAAACAATTATCCAGCTGATTACAATCACAGTAATTATTATCGGGAGTGCCAGTATTGTAGACAACTCATTTGATTTGGCCGATTTAATCACATTTTTACTCTATATCAACTATATGATTGAGCCAATTCAAAAACTGACTCATATGAGTACGCAATTTCAGGAAGGAATCACTGGCTTCCAGCGATTTATGGAAATCATGAACCTTAAGCCTTCAATCGAAAACCAACCGAATGCCGTGCCTCTGCCTATGGAAGAAGTACAGGGTGAAATAGAGTTCAAAAATGTTTTCTTCCGTTATGAAGATAATTCTGGCTATGTCTTGGAAAATTTGTCTCTTCATATCCGAACCGGAGAATATATAGCCTTAGTTGGTCCATCAGGTGCTGGAAAAACAACATTTTGCTCGCTCATACCCCGCTTTTATGAAGTAACAAATGGCGAGGTATTACTGGATGGGAAAAACGTCCGCTCTATTGACCTTCAGTCTTTAAGAAAAGCTATAGGAATTGTACAGCAGGATGTTTACCTATTCGGGGGAACAATATTGGAAAATATTCGTTACGGAAATCCATCAGCCAGCGATGAGGAAATAATAAATGCAGCTAAGGATGCAAACGCTCACGATTTTATCATGAACTTGCCAAACGGATACCACACCATTATTGGTCAACGAGGAGTTAGACTTTCTGGAGGGCAAAAACAGAGAGTAAGTATAGCCCGTGTATTTCTTAAGAATCCACCTGTTCTTATATTAGATGAGGCAACTAGTTCATTAGATAACGAGAGTGAAAGCATTATCAAGGAATCACTCGAAAAGCTGGCGAAAGGGCGTACAACTATTGTTATTGCCCATCGCCTTTCAACTATCCGTAATGCTCAAAGGATCATTGTCTTAACTGGGGATGGTATTGTGGAACAAGGTACTCACAATTCTTTACTTGAAAGCGATGGAGTTTATTCCAACCTATATTCCCGGCAGTTTGAATTAACATTGTGA